GAGTGCCTAAACGCATCACCCTGTTCATCCGGGTCACTTGGTCCTTCGATTTtccgctaacgttagcttagctgaCGGGTGTGCCTGGAGACTGCAGTACGCTGCAGTCCCTggtttacaaataaaaacaaaaaaaagtttgtacCGAACCTGGCTGTGTAAAGACGGcataaaatgcatttttgtgtattttttctgTTGACCTCACAATGCTGATACAGGCACATGTAGAAAGTATCTTTGAGTTGACGAGTTATTTTGTCTAGTGAATATTAGCTAActcagctaacgttaacgttactttgCCTGGGTGAATTGAGCTGTAGCAGTTTAGCTGCTAGCATTCAGCAGATACAGCAAACTGGCTGAAACCAAAGCGTACCAAATCTGAAGTTAGGTCACGAAAGGTAAGTGCATCTATAACATTTACGATTTTTATTACTATCAAATTCCTAGCGAGAAAGCTAAAGTTAACGAACGCAACTAGCTAAGGGTGTAACGTTTTTTAATTGCAGTAACGTTACAGATAAAACTAGCTAGGTTTGTCTGTTACAAACCTTAAGCTCAAAATTGGCAGTAAAGCAGTTTattgtgccttttttttattttattaacaacAGCATTCTCCCAACAGCTTTAAAAGAAGGGCATGATTGGCACACaaccacaaaaaagaaaacaaatgggcATTTGTATGTAAAACATCGCAACACACCAGTTGCACATATTGAAGGCATActgtaacgttacatgtgtttaCAAGTACATCAATCTGTCAGATATGCATGTCTTTTATTAAATGTAAGGTACGTTATTGTGAAATATTTGAATGACCTTCCTTAGGGTGACTATTCTGTGATGTTTtctgaaaacataaaaatgcaTGAATTGGTATTGTAAACTAAGGTTACCGAGTAGCTTGACCTTGATTTACTGAGTTTAGTCAGCCAAGTCGGTTAATAATACAGGCAGCCTAAAAAAATAACTTGTGACATGTAGTCCTTGATCAACTTAAATTCAGTATCAACGCATAACTCAGGACCATTCTAGGATCACAGTGATGTCCCTCACTAATTTTGCAAGTCACTGTAATGTTATCCATTTAGTATGTCGGACTCAGACAGTGACGAGGATCAAGATCGCCCTTTCTCTCTTACTGGATTCCTCTTCGGAAACATCAATGAAGATGGACAGCTAGAGGATGACAGTGTTCTGGACAATGTGGgtgttttaaagattattttctatACCAAAGTTTAAGAGTAATTTTAAGTAGTTTTATCAAGtatagcatttaaatgtatcaAGTACATGGTAAAAActatatgtcattttttacaatTAACTGTTAGAACAAGGTTATATTGTATTTCATGCTTATTGCAACTTTCTGTTCTGTTTCTGCTGATTCTTTTTACCCAGGAGTCCAAAAAGCATTTGGCTGGTTTGGGTAGTCTGGGTCTGGGCTCACTCATTACAGAGATCACTGCCAATGAGGAAGGTGATCAAGATGAAAGCAGAGACTCTGGTAGTGTGGATGCAGAAGGTTAGTTTAACTTTAAAAAGGAACTTTGCAATAATTTAGCCATGAACAGGATGGAATGACATTTTCAATATTTCTCCTTATCCAGGTTGGGTGAAAAGCACGGATGATGCAGTTGATTATTCTGACATTAGTGAGGTTGCTGAAGATGAGACAAAAAAGTACCGTCAGGCCATGGGGTCTTTGCAGCCCAGCAGGAAAACAGGTGATCAACTTACAGCTCCTTAGTCATATTTGAGTTTGGTTGTTagattcatttaaaaattactcatcaatttttatttttgcttataggtttgcttttgaaaatgtttttcttaagATGTATATCTGATCTTATCTTCATAGATAAAATGattctataataataaaaaattaaaatgtacaaCATTTTGCACAGTCAAAACAACACCTTATCATTTTTACAACAATACTCAGGCGTCCTTACCAAGGAATCCAAAgtgtttttggactgtttacttttatctttattttaatgtaaccatttttccacattttcaaaTTCCTTATTCTCAGATGACGAGGATGACTATGATGCTGACTGCGAGGATATTGATTCTAAGCTTATGCCTCCTCCGCCACCGCCAAGTCTTCCTACAGCTGCTAAGAAAGAGGAACCCTCCTCTCCGAGCACAAATGGTAAGGACGTGTTTACTCATGATTGTGTTTGGCTTGCCCTCTTCCACAGAGGTTTAAGCTGCAACTCAGGAGTCCGTAAGGAAGTGAATTTGCTAAGGGTAGTTTATCAGGGTGGATCCTACGGTCATTAAGATTCCCTTTGAAGAACATATACTACACTTGATCATATAGTAAACTCAATAGAAATTCAGGTTAGGTTCAAGTATTTTAGATCACTAATATCTGAAGATGAAGTTTTattgtctctgctgctgctgtgatcTGTCACTGTCTCTCCTCGCAGTTGGGGAAGAGGGGGATGGCATCATCCTGCCCTCCATCATCGCGCCATCCTCTACGGCTGATAAGGTTGACTTCAGCAGCTCCTCGGACTCTGAGTCAGAAACTGACCGTCCCTGCCAGGGTTTGGGGGCTGGAGGCCCCCCAGATAGTCTCAACCTCCCTCTTGCTGGCATCATGCAGAAAGATGCTGCCAAAGCGCTGCCAGGTGTCACACAGCTCTTCCCAGAGTTTAGGCCTGGAAGGGTAAAGCATCTTTACAGGCACTGTCCTGAACTAAGATTAATCATTACATGCTGAAGGATTATTTTATCATAATTTTATAATTATGAGTGCACTGACACCCACTGTCTCTCGGATGTACTACCAGGTGCTTAGGTTCTTACGACTGTTTGGTCCTGGAAAGAACATGCCATCCGTTTGGAGGAGTGCCCGCAGGAAGAAGAAGCGGAAGCACAGAGACCCTCAGCCTGGGACACCTCCTCCAGAAGGAGAGCCCACAGAGCAAAGCCAGGAAAAGAAGTCTGGATGGCTTTATGAGTATGCACCCCCTCCACCCCCAGAGCAGTGTCTCTCTGATGATGAGGTAATTTTTCCAGTGTTATATGCTATTGTAGGCTCTGATGTCAGCTGGTAGCAGTCTTTGTAAAGTCATTGTATGCAGCACTTTACACGCTTTTTCTGTGCATTCCAGATAACCATGATGGCCCCAGTAGAATCTAAGTTCTCACAAACTTGTGGTGATGGGGACAAGGAGGCAGAGTCTCGACCTAAAGTAGCAGAATGGAGATATGGTCCAGCCCAGCTCTGGTACGACATGCTAGGCGTCTCTGAGGATGGAAGCAACTTCAACTACGGCTTAAAACTAAAAGAACAGCAGAGCAGTGAGCCTCAGCAGCAGGACACGCCAAAAGAAATAACAGAAACTGCACATGAGGTATGCCAGCATGGATATCTGTAGCCATATCATGAAAAACATACTGATTGTGTTACTGATATTATGTACAATACATCTCTAGTTTCTGAGGCGGGAGGCCGACGacaatgataatgatgatgatgaagataaGGAGTTATCAGCCCTTGAGAATGAGCTCTTCCTGATGGTCACTCAACTGAAATGGGAGGATGATATCATCTGGAATGGGGAGGACATAAAACACAAGGGCACAAAGACTCAGCGAGCCAGCCTGGCAGGATGGCTGCCCTCTAGCATGACCCGCAATGCCAACGCTTATAACGCCCAGCAGGGTAAGACACCTGGGGGAAAAGATACTaaattaactgtgtgtgtgtgtgtgtgtgtgtgtgtgtgtgtgtgtgtgtgtgtgtgtgtgtgtgtgtgtgtgtgtgtgtgtgtgtgtgtgtgtgtgtgtgtgtgtgtgtgtgtgtgtgtgtgtgtgaacattggACAAGTACAGTACAATGATTTATATTGGTCTGGGAGGTTGAGTTCGGCTAGTTTTGTGATATGACATTTTGAGGTTTGTTTATAGTGAGGATTGCTTATTAGAAATGAGAGAGTCTCAGGTAGGTAGGATAATAAGTAATGATAGTACACAATGATAAAAACAGAGGCTGTGGGTGATTTTAAATTTGTGGGGTTTTAAATTGACCATGTAAGGCTAACCATAGTGCAGGGTTCACCCCGGAGGTCTAATCGGAGGTCTAATCGCCAATGGATTTTAGGGTTGTGGCGTTTTGTGGGAGTTGTCGCAGTGGGCCATCCCCAGACCCTTCTGAGGGGATCGGTTAACAGCTCAACACGCTATCCAGGAATGTCCCCAGACCCGTAGGAAGGGGCCGGCAtgtttttgctgctgttttgtttttctgctcCAGTTAAATCTGTCTGTAGGCCTCTGTAGAGGCTGTAATAATTCatgtttgtaaaataaatataataatctaTTCAATCTTACAGGTCTAACAAGAAGTAATTCCCAGTTGGTGCCACCTACGCCTCCCCCCATGCCCAAAGTTTCTTCAATCTCTGGCTCTAAGCGTGAAAAAAACAGCCATGAAAATCAATGTAAGTTTGAGAGTTTAGGtcacaatacaaataaaagatTCACCCGATCTTTTTTATCTTAGCCTAACCTctaattttctgcattttctgcatttgtttTGGTTCCCTTGCAGCATTTCAGGAAGAAGACTCTCCCTGGTTCTCCATTTTCCCCATTGACAGTGAGGAGTTAGTGTATGGACGCTGGGAAGATAACATAATCTGGGATGACCAGGAGATGGAACACATGCTCATGCCACCTGTTCTTACACTGGATCCCAATGATGAAAATATCATCCTAGGTATATTCAGAATTCCCGTCTTGTTAGGCTACATCTTTACTGTCTGTTTTGCTTTTTTCCAAAATTGACATCTTTCATTGAAATTTGAGGTAAAATATACAGTAGGACTTTTCTGGAGTTTGTAAATGTTCTTATAGGGGGTCATGATTTTGAAAGCTGAATTCatttatgtgactgtgtgtaatgttttatcATCTTAATAGAACATCTAATTTTAGGATGTAAGTAAAAGTGCAAATCCTGTAAATCCTAGGATCTGCATTATTTGGTGGTGGGAGCCtaaaaatacaatgttgtcCGTCTACTTATTTTGACAAACTGTTGTCTCTTGAAGAAATCCCTAATGAAAAGGAGGAGATGACTTCCCACTCCCCATCAAAAGAGAATAAGAAGGAAACAGCAATCAAAAAGAGCCGCATCCTGCTGGGGAAAACTGGGGTGATAAAAGATGAGCCACAGCAGGTATGCTGCCTTTTGAGGGCAGGCAAAGAACAATGTTTgataatataaaaatgacagGTTACAAGTTCTGCTTCTTCAGTAGAGATGTGAGTCATTTGAAGtttaataatcaataataataataataatcaagcTGATGCTCAATGAATGGCCAAGGCTACATAATGAAGGAGCCGATATGGTGAAATGTAAATGACAGAGTTTTGGACTGAGAATGGTATtctataaattcattaaaaaaaattagaaatgtTTGAAGGACATTACTTTCAGtgggaaatatgttttttttcctccaactcAGAACATGTCCCAGCCTGAACAAAAGGACCCCTGGAACCTCTCCAATGATGAGTTCTACTATCCTAAACAGCAGGGCCTGAGGGGGACTTTCGGTGGCAACATCATTCAGGTAAGCAGCAGCCCACAAAAAGAAAGATACAGCCGACAGGACATGGTCAACATAGAGATACTTTGAATTGTaatttatactgtaaatatggtGATAGAATCCTGCCAATGCACAGAGTAGGAACAGAGCCATAACCTGTGAAATAGGCTGAAAACAGCTGAAGTGTAGAAGTCAATAAGTAATTTTGTGTCTTTAACAGCACTCCATCCCCGCACTGGAGCTAAGGCAGCCCTTCTTCCCCACTCACATGGGGCCCATGAAGCTGCGCCAGTTTCATCGACCGTCTCTGAAGAAGTACTCATTTGGATCTTTGGCTCAGCCCGGTCCCCATGCTGTCCAACCACTGCTCAAACACATTAAGAAAAAGGCCAAGGTGGAGCCCTGCTCAAAACAAGCACTATTACTCTATAACATTCAGATAACTTGGTagtgttttgccatttttgTACATTAATGGTTAACTGAGTGGatgtgtcaatttttttttttgtatagatGCGAGAGCAAGAGCGACAGGCTTCAGGAGGAGGGGACATGTTCTTCATGCGAACCCCACAGGACTTGACGGGTAAAGATGGAGATCTGATCCTGGCCGAGTACAGTGAAGAATACCCCCCTCTCATCATGCAAGTCGGCTTGGCCACTAAGATCAAAAACTACTACAAAAGGGCGAGTCTAGTCTTTGTGTTCCACTCGTGACTTTGCATTTTGTTAGCTAAGACATGCAGAATTGCATACACATAGGTGTACAATTATTATTGTCATATTTATTTCAATTTGCCgaattgttttgtatttcattCTGGTGTTCAGATAATCACGTTCAACTTTGAAAATTGCAGACTCCATATTTTCCACTTTGTTGGATAGAGTTGTTAAAATACTTTATTGCATTGTTACTTTCTCTTTCAGAAACCTGGAAAAGATCCTGGAGCACCCGACTGTAAATATGGAGAGACTGTGTACTGCCACACATCCCCTTTCCTGGGTTCTCTTCATCCTGGACAGCTGCTCCAGGTCAGCACCGTCACTGTCAAATATTCAGTATTCAGATGAGGTAAATATATGAAGCATCACTTGTCTGTTATCATGGCAAACAGTGagattgtatttctttttcttttaggCATTTGAAAACAACCTTTTCCGTGCTCCAATCTACCTGCACAAGATGCCAGAGACTGATTTCTTGGTTCTGCGAACACGACACGGCTACTACATTAGAGAGCTTGTAGACATAGTTGTAGTTGGTCAGCAGTGCCCCTTATTTGAGGTTCCAGGGCCCAACTCTAAACGAGCCAATACTCACATCAGAGACTTCTTACAGGTATGTTTATTTGCCTGAACTTGCCTAGAAACTTAAGCTGCTGTTGTTGCAAATGCTTAATTGTCACACCTGTATTCGGTAGGTGTTCATTTACCGCTTGTTCTGGAAGAGCAAGGATCGGCCCAGGAGAATCCGCATGGAGGATATAAAGAAAGCTTTTCCCTCACATTCAGAGAGCAGCATCAGAAAACGACTAAAACTCTGTGCTGACTTCAAACGTACAGGTAGACCACGGCCATTTGTTAACCCTGTACGCACACCATTTAGTGATCATTAGCATTCGCTATCATAATcatatgtgacaaataaagtttcttcttcttcttcatatgTTGGACTAACCTAACACACTTGTGTTACATCAGGTCAATGTTGAGGTTTATAAAGATATACTTTGCATGAGCTCTACAGTGTGTGTGCCTTGAATTGACAGATAGGAAAGCAGGGAGCAGGGAAAGAGCTTTTAACACCTACTTTGGATATTACCCTGAAGGTAAGTTGTAGTCTAAGGACAGTGTAAGGACACAGGGTACAAATGCTTAGCGTTTACATCAGCAAGTCATGGTTTTCTATAATGCTTCATTTTTGTCTAACATACATGTATCTTTAATGGAAACTCTGACATGATATTTTGCTCTTAATACTGCATTCTGTGTTCAAGAGTAAGGTTGCAGATATGAGAAAATGTCTAACAGTATCATTTCCTCATACCAGGGATGGACTCTAACTGGTGGGTGCTTAAGCCTGACTTCCGATTGCCTACAGAGGAGGAGATCAGGGCCATGGTGTCTCCAGAGCAGTGCTGTGCTTACTATAGCATGCTGGTGGCAGAGCAGAGACTCAAGGTAACATTATCTGCCTCTAAAGAACTTCACATGGTTAACACAAGTTAGTCTTGTGGCACGGCTTCTCTACAAGTTATTTTGTCCTTTTTAGGATGCTGGGTATGGTGAGAAATCCTTCTTTGCTCCAGAGGAGGAGAACGAAGAGGACTTTCAAATGAAGATTGATGATGAGGTATGCGTTCCTCATAATAACGTTAGGTGTTTGAGATTTCAGATTAGATACCTTTCAGATTTACACAACGCTGATCCTGTGTAACACGTCTTAGGTGCGGACAGCCCCTTGGAACACAACAAGAGCCTTCATTTCTGCCATGAAGGGGAAATGCCTGTTGGAAGTTACAGGCGTGGCTGATCCTACAGGCTGTG
This genomic interval from Perca flavescens isolate YP-PL-M2 chromosome 13, PFLA_1.0, whole genome shotgun sequence contains the following:
- the taf1 gene encoding transcription initiation factor TFIID subunit 1 isoform X3, translated to MSDSDSDEDQDRPFSLTGFLFGNINEDGQLEDDSVLDNESKKHLAGLGSLGLGSLITEITANEEGDQDESRDSGSVDAEGWVKSTDDAVDYSDISEVAEDETKKYRQAMGSLQPSRKTDDEDDYDADCEDIDSKLMPPPPPPSLPTAAKKEEPSSPSTNVGEEGDGIILPSIIAPSSTADKVDFSSSSDSESETDRPCQGLGAGGPPDSLNLPLAGIMQKDAAKALPGVTQLFPEFRPGRVLRFLRLFGPGKNMPSVWRSARRKKKRKHRDPQPGTPPPEGEPTEQSQEKKSGWLYEYAPPPPPEQCLSDDEITMMAPVESKFSQTCGDGDKEAESRPKVAEWRYGPAQLWYDMLGVSEDGSNFNYGLKLKEQQSSEPQQQDTPKEITETAHEFLRREADDNDNDDDEDKELSALENELFLMVTQLKWEDDIIWNGEDIKHKGTKTQRASLAGWLPSSMTRNANAYNAQQGLTRSNSQLVPPTPPPMPKVSSISGSKREKNSHENQSFQEEDSPWFSIFPIDSEELVYGRWEDNIIWDDQEMEHMLMPPVLTLDPNDENIILEIPNEKEEMTSHSPSKENKKETAIKKSRILLGKTGVIKDEPQQNMSQPEQKDPWNLSNDEFYYPKQQGLRGTFGGNIIQHSIPALELRQPFFPTHMGPMKLRQFHRPSLKKYSFGSLAQPGPHAVQPLLKHIKKKAKMREQERQASGGGDMFFMRTPQDLTGKDGDLILAEYSEEYPPLIMQVGLATKIKNYYKRKPGKDPGAPDCKYGETVYCHTSPFLGSLHPGQLLQAFENNLFRAPIYLHKMPETDFLVLRTRHGYYIRELVDIVVVGQQCPLFEVPGPNSKRANTHIRDFLQVFIYRLFWKSKDRPRRIRMEDIKKAFPSHSESSIRKRLKLCADFKRTGMDSNWWVLKPDFRLPTEEEIRAMVSPEQCCAYYSMLVAEQRLKDAGYGEKSFFAPEEENEEDFQMKIDDEVRTAPWNTTRAFISAMKGKCLLEVTGVADPTGCGEGFSYVKVPNKPTQQKDDKEPQPAKKTVTGTDADLRRLSLKNAKQLLRKFGVPEEEIKKLSRWEVIDVVRTMSTEQARSGEGPMSKFARGSRFSVAEHQERYKEECQRIFDLQNKVLESTEVLSTDTDSSSAEDSDFEEMGKNIENMLQNKKTSSQLSREREEQERKELQRMLMGEESDRDHKGRKERRKGLSSSLSTSSHKDDDTSSVTSLNSSATGRRLKIYRTFRDEDGKEYVRCETVRKASVIDAYTRIRTTKDDEFIRKFALFDEQHREEMRKERRRIQEQLRRLKRNQEKDKIKGPPEKKAKKVKERPDLKVKLKCGACGAIGHMRTNKFCPLYYQTNAPPSNPVAMTEEQEEELEKTVIHNDNEELIKVEGTKIVLGKQLIESADEVRRKSLVLKFPKQQLPPKKKRRVGNAVHCDYLNKPHKAIHRRRTDPMVTLSSVLESIINDMRDHPNTYPFHTPVNAKVVKDYYKIITRPMDLQTLRENVRKRLYPSREEFREAVEVIVKNSATYNGAKHPITQVAQSMLDLCDAKLKEKEDRLVRLEKAINPLLDDDDQVAFSFILDNIVTQKMMVVPDSWPFHHPVNKKFVPDYYKVIVSPMDLENIRKNISKHKYQNRDAFLSDVSLIHANSIKYNGPDSPYTKTALDIVNVCKQTLAEYDEHLTQLEKDISTAKEAALDAADLESLDPMTPGPYTPQPADLFDSGASGSLPRETSSIFSEGPLVVAPEKRGGQGRHGRRPGEEESDVDIEGFEEEDDGKPKTPAPAEDADRDLEDEDDEEDMLLPPRRRVHDQEEEEEEEEEDGLSNRPAQASVLYQDLLMSDGEDDASEEEGDNPFSSIQLSESGSDSDRELDVRPAPPRRAQETARMGMEQDESMMSYEGDGPDGPQMEDSNVSYGSYEETESRSHMQPSSMGNGEDYGISEEEEEDEEDEARRRGPAVLSQVQLSEDEESEEFRSIGGDSDMDSDN